One window of Papaver somniferum cultivar HN1 chromosome 9, ASM357369v1, whole genome shotgun sequence genomic DNA carries:
- the LOC113311698 gene encoding uncharacterized protein LOC113311698: MNEDEERDLRRALEISQWEDQRRRHEEEQRKEDELQRQANLIRDEEERRRLGEGRLSVMRGCHHEEDGGNLNQEVLNELRDMRALINNSRRGGRVQLAETIEEADKSPFTYEIMHTDIPEKCVLPTLASVFSGSERDILDDVYKQQLVETRDRDIVQLEEKANRMLAGVGHEMENSVQRIFIIRNSITMNDLREYQEEYIALEEKQRQVSEMTLAPAKEGNSRLLPRKVHAVEDELGRGKGEPAVPVPTKLVAVSSGDQEWIDQQRTMGYKDSDLVPSTYNIYGFNGVASKPKGELTVKILAGELETKAIWFPMPSGIGEIRGDLRDAKECITKDVHNYEEKLRKNMEQRKKVSEERRAEQLMVFTIESSKELSGTQEDGEETNEAKIHIEEDNNAIPEEGGQVNQEKGGKAKKGKVAEGNEMTKNKKETPTTKENKIPREAGRMNRSRGKKAQGQEAEESVEIPNSQNKLKESREDEEVARLKEELYQKRRRKEDLVRERIRLERENEKLIIRNNHLKRKQADSNMQEERCAMGEERTKEIHYTRKREGLGRGEKKEREDLKKPIESSRIEFREREY; encoded by the exons atgaatgaagacgaagaaagagACTTGAGAAGAGCACTGGAGATCTCACAATGGGAAGATCAGAGGCGGAGACATGAGGAGGAACAAAGGAAGGAGGACGAACTGCAACGTCAGGCGAACCTTATCCGAGACGAGGAGGAAAGGCGACGACTAGGCGAAGGGAGGCTTAGCGTGATGAGAGGCTGTCACCATGAGGAGGATGGAGGAAACTTGAACCAAGAAGTCCTAAACGAGTTGAGAGACATGAGGGCTTTAATTAATAACTCACGAAGAGGTGGAAGAGTACAGTTAGCAGAAACAATAGAGGAAGCAGATAAATCGCCATTCACCTATGAGATCATGCATACAGACATTCCAGAGAAATGCGTATTACCAACGCTTGCAAGCGTATTCAGTGGATCGGAAA GGGATATTCTTGACGACGTATATAAGCAACAACTTGTTGAGACCAGGGATAGAGACATTGTTCAACTTGAGGAGAAGGCCAACAGAATGCTTGCGGGGGTTGGTCACGAGATGGAGAACAGTGTGCAGCGA ATATTCATTATTCGAAACTCGATAACTATGAATGATCTGAGGGAGTACCAGGAGGAATACATAGCGTTGGAGGAAAAGCAGAGGCAGGTCAGCGAAATGACGTTGGCCCCAGCGAAAGAAGGGAATTCTAGGCTATTACCAAGGAAGGTGCACGCAGTAGAGGATGAACTCGGGCGAGGAAAGGGAGAGCCAGCAGTTCCCGTCCCAACGAAGCTTGTGGCCGTCTCGAGTGGAGATCAGGAGTGGattgatcaacaaag GACCATGGGATACAAGGACTCGGATCTTGTACCTTCTACATATAACATATATGGGTTCAATGGGGTAGCGTCTAAGCCGAAGGGGGAACTGACCGTGAAGATTCTCGCTGGCGAACTAGAAACTAAG GCGATCTGGTTCCCGATGCCAAGCGGAATCGGCGAGATAAGAGGAGATCTGAGAGACGCAAAAGAATGTATAACAAAAGACGTGCATAACTACGAGGAGAAGTTAAGAAAGAATATGGAACAAAGGAAGAAAGTAAgcgaagaaagaagagccgaaCAGTTGATGGTATTTACGATAGAGTCTAGCAAAGAACTGAGCGGAACGCAGGAGGATGGGGAGGAAACCAATGAAGCAAAAATTCATATCGAGGAAGATAATAACGCAATTCCAGAGGAAGGAGGCCAGGTCAATCAAGAAAAAGGTGGAAAGGCCAAGAAGGGGAAGGTTGCTGAAGGAAATGAAATGACAAAGAATAAAAAGGAAACTCCCACGACAAAGGAGAATAAAATTCCACGAGAAGCAGGGAGGATGAACCGGTCAAGAGGCAAAAAGGCACAGGGACAAGAGGCCGAGGAAAGCGTTGAAATACCAAATTCAcaaaataaattgaaagaaagTCGCGAAGACGAGGAGGTGGCCCGGTTAAAGGAAGAACTTTACCAAAAGAGGCGAAGGAAAGAGGATCTGGTCAGGGAACGGATAAGGTTAGAAAGGGAAAATGAGAAGTTGATCATCagaaataatcatttgaaaaggAAGCAGGCAGATAGTAATATGCAGGAGGAGAGATGTGCTATGGGAGAAGAACGAACTAAAGAAATACATTACACGCGAAAACGAGAAGGCCTGGGACGAGGTGAGAAAAAGGAgcgagaagacttgaagaagccCATAGAAAGCAGCAGAATAGAATTCAGGGAAAGGGAGTATTGA